The following proteins come from a genomic window of Pyxidicoccus sp. MSG2:
- a CDS encoding TlpA disulfide reductase family protein, producing the protein MPTLDIPIKLLDPDGGWVNAPVHVSELDELPVLLHFFTMKDAQTLSDFDELKRFIGEFSPRGLRVISVDVTHSEKELRDTNAVEAFALKHDLTHPIAVDDGSMAQAYGVTQTPAWLVFDADSGRLRHHFTGRNGAHHVRQVLDRFTRYDTSAAAPGP; encoded by the coding sequence ATGCCGACGCTCGACATCCCCATCAAACTGTTGGACCCGGACGGCGGTTGGGTCAACGCCCCGGTCCATGTCTCGGAGCTGGATGAGCTGCCCGTCCTCCTCCACTTCTTCACCATGAAGGACGCCCAGACGCTCTCGGACTTCGATGAGCTGAAGCGCTTCATCGGAGAGTTCTCCCCGCGCGGCCTGCGCGTCATCAGCGTGGACGTCACGCACTCCGAGAAGGAGCTGCGCGACACCAACGCGGTGGAGGCCTTCGCGCTGAAGCACGACCTCACCCACCCCATCGCCGTGGACGACGGCTCCATGGCCCAGGCCTACGGCGTGACGCAGACGCCGGCGTGGCTCGTGTTCGACGCGGACTCGGGCCGGCTGCGCCACCACTTCACCGGACGCAACGGCGCGCACCACGTGCGCCAGGTGCTGGACCGCTTCACGCGGTACGACACCTCGGCCGCCGCTCCCGGGCCCTGA
- a CDS encoding SDR family NAD(P)-dependent oxidoreductase, translated as MADRRKDKDASRISLGTLAAAGVGAALGLRRMMKPRFRFAGRTVLVTGGSRGLGLVLARQLLKEGARVAICAREETTLERAREELERGGGEVLAIPCDVRDQVQVEAMVATIHERFGVVDVLINNAGVIQVGPLESMTLEDFRESMDTHLWAPLYTTLAVLPEMKRRGSGRIVNIASVGGRVSIPHLVPYAASKFALVGLSDGMRAELRQDGILVTTVCPGLLRTGSPRNSWFKGNHEAEYAWFTLGDSIPFMSMSAETAARRILGACQRGDAEALVGLPAKLGALGRTLAPNLTATVSAFVNRALPQDSNPDRVRGNESETPLTQSWLTELTRRAAERNNENEVPLH; from the coding sequence ATGGCAGATCGCCGCAAGGACAAGGACGCCTCCCGCATTTCCCTGGGGACGCTGGCCGCGGCCGGTGTCGGCGCGGCCCTGGGACTGCGCAGGATGATGAAGCCGCGCTTCCGGTTCGCCGGCCGCACGGTGCTCGTCACCGGCGGCTCGCGGGGGCTGGGGCTGGTGCTGGCGCGCCAGTTGCTGAAGGAAGGGGCGCGGGTGGCCATCTGCGCCCGCGAGGAAACCACGCTGGAGCGCGCGCGTGAGGAGCTGGAGCGCGGCGGCGGCGAGGTGCTGGCCATTCCCTGCGACGTGAGAGACCAGGTGCAGGTGGAGGCCATGGTGGCCACCATCCACGAGCGCTTCGGCGTGGTGGACGTCCTCATCAACAACGCGGGCGTCATCCAGGTGGGCCCGCTGGAGTCGATGACGCTGGAGGACTTCCGCGAGTCCATGGACACGCACCTGTGGGCGCCGCTGTACACGACACTGGCGGTGCTGCCGGAGATGAAGCGGCGTGGCTCGGGCCGCATCGTCAACATCGCCTCCGTGGGCGGCAGGGTGAGCATCCCCCACCTGGTGCCGTACGCGGCGAGCAAGTTCGCGCTGGTGGGGCTGTCGGACGGGATGCGCGCCGAGCTGCGGCAGGACGGCATCCTGGTGACGACGGTGTGCCCCGGCCTGCTGCGCACGGGCAGCCCGCGCAACTCCTGGTTCAAGGGCAACCACGAGGCGGAGTACGCGTGGTTCACATTGGGGGACTCCATTCCCTTCATGTCCATGAGCGCGGAGACGGCGGCGCGCAGAATCCTCGGGGCCTGCCAGCGCGGTGACGCGGAGGCCCTCGTCGGCCTGCCGGCGAAGCTGGGCGCACTGGGCCGGACACTGGCGCCCAACCTGACGGCGACAGTCTCCGCCTTCGTCAACCGCGCCCTGCCACAGGACAGCAACCCGGACCGCGTCCGGGGCAACGAGAGCGAGACACCCCTCACCCAGTCCTGGCTCACCGAGCTGACGCGCCGCGCGGCCGAGCGCAACAACGAGAACGAGGTCCCCCTCCATTGA
- a CDS encoding hemerythrin domain-containing protein — protein sequence MNAIDLLKQQHREVDVLFERAARAKPGEKVGLLGQLAEKLTLHARIEEQHFYPFARSKGIQDMVDHSLQEHAEAKRLIANLLQSKRNDPKLDSALARLQQSVQQHVKEEEEKLFPLLVGVASAEELDGLGDTLQQSADELSNQELLQMAESEGEALPPVQS from the coding sequence ATGAATGCCATTGACCTGCTGAAGCAGCAGCACCGCGAAGTCGACGTGCTGTTCGAGCGCGCCGCCCGGGCAAAGCCGGGCGAGAAGGTCGGCCTGCTCGGGCAGCTTGCCGAGAAGCTCACGCTCCACGCGCGGATTGAAGAGCAGCACTTCTATCCCTTCGCCCGGAGCAAGGGCATCCAGGACATGGTGGACCACTCCCTCCAGGAGCACGCGGAGGCCAAGCGGCTCATCGCGAACCTGCTCCAGTCCAAGCGCAATGACCCGAAGCTGGACTCGGCGCTGGCCAGGCTCCAGCAGTCCGTGCAGCAACACGTGAAGGAAGAGGAGGAGAAGCTCTTCCCCCTCCTGGTAGGCGTCGCGTCGGCGGAGGAGCTGGACGGGCTGGGCGACACCCTCCAGCAGTCCGCCGACGAGCTGTCGAACCAGGAACTGCTCCAGATGGCGGAGAGCGAGGGCGAAGCCCTCCCGCCGGTGCAGTCCTAG
- a CDS encoding MJ1255/VC2487 family glycosyltransferase, producing MRILYGVVGEGMGHATRSRVLLEELTKEHEVHIVVSGRAQDYLKKRFQNVHGIWGLTLAYEGNSVKKWQTVLQNVSGALKGLPQNIRQYFDLVDDFKPDVVVSDFESFSYLFAKTHRLPVISVDNMQVINRCQHEPELLAGYEDSFETSRAIVKAKLPGAFHYLVTTFFYPPVRKRRTTLAPSILRPEILEAKSEPGEHLLVYQTSTTNTALPDILKAAGIPCRVYGLRRDITEDLVDGNLTYRPFSEKGFIDDLRTSRGVVASGGYTLMSEAVYLRKPVLSIPLVGQFEQIINALYLEKLGYGMYVKELSVDALKEFLQRIPRCQEALKGYEQEGNTKMLAALREQLGLAYEHRGHWAMERAEMDAKD from the coding sequence ATGCGAATCCTCTACGGTGTCGTCGGTGAAGGCATGGGCCATGCGACGCGCTCGCGCGTGCTGCTCGAGGAGCTCACCAAGGAGCACGAGGTCCACATCGTCGTCTCCGGCCGGGCCCAGGACTACCTCAAGAAGCGCTTCCAGAACGTGCACGGCATCTGGGGCCTGACGCTGGCGTACGAGGGCAACTCGGTGAAGAAGTGGCAGACGGTGCTGCAGAACGTGTCGGGCGCCTTGAAGGGTCTGCCGCAGAACATCCGCCAGTATTTCGACCTGGTGGATGACTTCAAGCCGGACGTCGTGGTCAGCGACTTCGAGTCCTTCAGCTACCTGTTCGCGAAGACGCACCGGCTGCCCGTCATCAGCGTGGACAACATGCAGGTCATCAACCGCTGTCAGCACGAGCCGGAGCTGCTGGCCGGGTACGAGGACAGCTTCGAGACCTCGCGCGCCATCGTGAAGGCGAAGCTGCCGGGCGCCTTCCACTACCTCGTCACCACGTTCTTCTACCCGCCGGTGCGCAAGCGCCGCACCACGCTGGCGCCGTCGATTCTGCGGCCGGAAATCCTGGAGGCGAAGTCGGAGCCGGGCGAGCACCTGCTCGTGTACCAGACGTCGACGACGAACACGGCGCTGCCGGACATCCTCAAGGCCGCGGGCATTCCCTGCCGCGTGTACGGGCTGCGCCGGGACATCACCGAAGACCTGGTGGACGGCAACCTCACGTACCGGCCCTTCAGCGAGAAGGGCTTCATCGACGACTTGCGCACGTCGCGCGGCGTGGTGGCCAGCGGCGGCTACACGCTGATGAGCGAGGCGGTGTACCTGCGCAAGCCGGTGCTCAGCATCCCGCTGGTGGGCCAGTTCGAGCAGATCATCAACGCGCTGTACCTGGAGAAGCTCGGGTACGGGATGTACGTGAAGGAGCTGTCCGTGGACGCGCTGAAGGAGTTCCTCCAGCGCATCCCCCGGTGCCAGGAAGCCCTCAAGGGCTACGAGCAGGAGGGCAACACGAAGATGCTCGCCGCCCTGCGCGAGCAGCTCGGCCTGGCCTACGAGCACCGCGGCCACTGGGCCATGGAGCGCGCGGAGATGGACGCGAAGGACTGA
- a CDS encoding LysR family transcriptional regulator: MQLESLKMFCDVVETGSFSRAAQLNHVTQSAVSQQIRALENRYEQKLLSRSARQVTPTPAGERLFRGCKEILARFAEVEQEIREQATEVAGTSTVSTIYSVGLHELNAVQKVLLKAHPKVNMRLNYRRNDQVYDDVILGAAEIGIVAYPQPRAGVDILPFRDDRLAVVCAPNHAFATKQKVSLTALSGVPFIAFDREAPTRKALDRLFREKNIDINPVMEMDNVETIKRAVEMGLGVAILPISTAQGEVKGGSLVAKPFAEGPVSRPIGLLIRKGKYLDRASAAVLEAFKAAANLPAADEA, encoded by the coding sequence ATGCAGCTCGAATCCTTGAAGATGTTCTGCGACGTGGTCGAGACGGGCTCGTTCTCCCGCGCGGCGCAGCTCAACCATGTGACGCAGTCGGCGGTGAGCCAGCAGATTCGCGCGCTGGAGAACCGCTATGAGCAGAAGCTGCTCTCACGCAGCGCGCGGCAGGTGACGCCGACGCCCGCGGGCGAGCGGCTGTTCCGCGGGTGCAAGGAAATCCTCGCCCGGTTCGCGGAGGTGGAGCAGGAGATCCGCGAGCAGGCCACCGAGGTGGCCGGCACCAGCACGGTGTCCACTATCTACTCGGTGGGTCTGCACGAGCTGAACGCGGTGCAGAAGGTGCTGCTCAAGGCGCACCCGAAGGTGAACATGCGCCTGAACTACCGGCGCAACGACCAGGTGTACGACGACGTGATTCTCGGCGCGGCGGAGATTGGCATCGTCGCGTACCCGCAGCCGCGCGCGGGCGTGGACATCCTTCCCTTCCGCGACGACAGGCTGGCGGTGGTCTGCGCGCCCAACCACGCCTTCGCCACGAAGCAGAAGGTGAGCCTCACCGCGCTGTCCGGCGTGCCCTTCATCGCCTTCGACCGCGAGGCGCCCACGCGCAAGGCGCTCGACAGGCTCTTCCGCGAGAAGAACATCGACATCAACCCGGTGATGGAGATGGACAACGTGGAGACCATCAAGCGGGCGGTGGAGATGGGCCTGGGCGTCGCCATCCTCCCCATCTCCACGGCCCAGGGTGAAGTGAAGGGTGGCTCGCTGGTGGCCAAGCCCTTCGCCGAGGGGCCCGTGTCGCGCCCCATCGGCCTGCTCATCCGCAAGGGCAAGTACCTGGACCGCGCGTCCGCCGCGGTGCTGGAGGCCTTCAAGGCCGCCGCCAACCTGCCGGCGGCCGACGAGGCCTGA
- the rsmB gene encoding 16S rRNA (cytosine(967)-C(5))-methyltransferase RsmB, with the protein MNARALAINVLSRVRATDAYLNVVLDTMLSESPPKDPRDAALVTELAYGSTRRQLALDYAITRFADRKLDALEDKVLAALRIGAYQIFHTRVPARAAVAETVQALKEVGLARATGFTNAILRKLADLPGPPLPPASDLVEHLSVRESHPRWLVERWMRQFGRERAEAMLVANNLSPAVVVRANTAKVTRDALLAQFQEAGVDAKATTVSPVGITLPPVGRVEDLYGYAEGLWQVQDEAAQLVGVYGAIPESARVLDACAAPGGKACHLAQEHEVVAVDLHANKLRKIDAEAKRLGLSGRLKAYAHDAAEPFPQEWGEFHAVLVDAPCSGLGTLRRHPELRYRRKEEDLSRLATLQRRILENCQEAVPGGGLLVYAVCTVEAQEAQDQVEMFLRSHPEWTAEPPVLPGLKLPLTQAYLRTLPGPEGFDGFFAARLRKLY; encoded by the coding sequence ATGAACGCGCGCGCACTGGCCATCAACGTCCTGTCGCGCGTGCGCGCCACGGACGCGTACCTCAACGTGGTGCTGGACACGATGCTGTCCGAGTCCCCGCCGAAGGACCCTCGCGACGCCGCGCTCGTCACCGAGCTGGCGTACGGCAGCACGCGCCGGCAGCTCGCGCTGGACTACGCCATCACCCGCTTCGCCGACCGCAAGCTGGACGCGCTGGAGGACAAGGTGCTGGCGGCGCTGCGCATCGGCGCCTATCAAATCTTCCACACCCGCGTGCCCGCGCGCGCGGCGGTGGCGGAGACGGTGCAGGCCCTCAAGGAAGTGGGCCTCGCGCGCGCGACGGGCTTCACCAACGCAATCCTCCGCAAGCTGGCGGACCTGCCGGGGCCGCCGCTGCCTCCGGCGTCGGACCTGGTGGAGCACCTGTCCGTGCGCGAGAGCCACCCGCGCTGGCTGGTGGAGCGCTGGATGCGCCAGTTCGGCCGCGAGCGCGCCGAGGCCATGCTGGTGGCGAACAACCTGTCCCCCGCGGTGGTGGTGCGCGCCAACACCGCGAAGGTGACGCGCGACGCGCTGCTCGCCCAGTTCCAGGAAGCGGGCGTGGACGCGAAGGCCACCACGGTGTCGCCGGTGGGCATCACCCTGCCGCCGGTGGGCCGGGTGGAAGATTTGTACGGCTACGCGGAGGGGCTGTGGCAGGTGCAGGACGAGGCCGCCCAGCTCGTCGGCGTCTACGGCGCGATTCCGGAGTCAGCGCGCGTGCTGGACGCGTGCGCCGCCCCGGGTGGCAAGGCCTGTCACCTGGCGCAGGAGCACGAGGTGGTGGCGGTGGACCTCCACGCGAACAAGCTCCGCAAGATTGACGCCGAGGCGAAGCGCCTGGGCCTCTCCGGGCGGCTGAAGGCGTACGCGCACGACGCGGCGGAGCCCTTCCCTCAAGAGTGGGGCGAGTTCCACGCCGTCCTCGTGGACGCGCCGTGCTCCGGGTTGGGCACGCTGCGCCGCCACCCGGAGCTGCGCTACCGCCGCAAGGAGGAGGACCTCTCGCGGCTGGCCACGCTGCAGCGGCGGATTCTGGAGAACTGCCAGGAGGCGGTGCCCGGCGGGGGCCTGCTGGTGTACGCGGTGTGCACGGTGGAGGCGCAGGAGGCGCAGGACCAGGTGGAGATGTTCCTGCGCAGCCACCCGGAGTGGACGGCGGAGCCGCCGGTGCTGCCCGGGCTCAAGCTGCCGCTGACGCAGGCGTACCTGCGCACGCTGCCGGGACCGGAGGGCTTCGACGGGTTCTTCGCCGCGCGCCTCCGGAAGCTCTACTGA
- a CDS encoding type II 3-dehydroquinate dehydratase: MKLLVLHGPNLNLLGVREGTSGGRLSDLDAALKARAKELELELKVVQSNHEGVLLDTLAAEREEVDGILINPAGLFGSYALKEGLEAVGLPTIEVLLRPPARESVVGEACVLQVHGTQGGFEPYLQALETFSSGVFTPEQAGPKKTLGRKKDEPSTKAAPASKPSPVSLVKSVGTPAKSLARAVEAGGSTKTLGRKSAPAKEEAAEARPGKTLGRGSKSATPASDLLTRALVRQKISDRLAGKLTPAELAAWARTQYQAVQRGAPAESGHRELLEESLQSLTLSTLPASRLSDEQLVDLLTRLDEG, encoded by the coding sequence ATGAAACTGCTGGTGCTGCACGGGCCGAACCTGAATCTCCTCGGCGTGCGCGAGGGTACGTCCGGAGGACGGCTGTCGGACCTGGACGCCGCGCTGAAGGCGCGAGCGAAGGAGTTGGAGCTGGAGCTGAAGGTGGTCCAGTCCAACCACGAGGGCGTGCTGCTGGACACGCTCGCCGCCGAGCGCGAGGAGGTGGACGGCATCCTCATCAACCCCGCCGGCCTCTTCGGCTCGTACGCGCTGAAGGAAGGGCTGGAGGCGGTGGGGCTGCCCACGATTGAAGTCCTGCTGCGTCCGCCGGCCCGTGAGTCCGTGGTGGGCGAGGCGTGTGTCCTCCAGGTGCACGGCACGCAGGGCGGCTTCGAGCCGTACCTCCAGGCGCTGGAGACCTTCTCCAGCGGCGTCTTCACGCCGGAGCAGGCGGGGCCGAAGAAGACGCTCGGCCGGAAGAAGGACGAGCCGTCCACCAAGGCCGCGCCCGCGTCGAAGCCGTCGCCGGTGTCGCTGGTGAAGTCCGTGGGCACTCCCGCGAAGTCGCTGGCCCGCGCCGTGGAGGCGGGCGGGTCCACGAAGACGCTGGGCCGCAAGTCGGCGCCCGCGAAGGAGGAGGCCGCGGAGGCCCGTCCGGGGAAGACGCTGGGGCGGGGCTCGAAGTCCGCCACGCCCGCGTCGGACCTGCTCACGCGGGCGCTGGTGCGGCAGAAGATTTCCGACCGGCTGGCGGGAAAGCTCACCCCGGCCGAGCTGGCCGCCTGGGCACGCACGCAGTACCAGGCCGTGCAGCGCGGCGCTCCCGCCGAGAGCGGGCACCGCGAGCTGCTGGAGGAGAGCCTCCAGAGCCTCACCCTCTCCACGCTGCCCGCGTCGCGGCTCTCGGATGAGCAGCTCGTGGACCTGCTGACCCGGCTGGACGAAGGATGA
- the fmt gene encoding methionyl-tRNA formyltransferase yields MSRPRIIFMGTPEFAVSSLAACFELGDVVAVVTQPDKPKGRGNTLAAPPVKELALSRGVPVLQPVKLRTPPLSEELRKYNPDICVVTAYGRILPKDILELPPKGCVNVHASLLPRFRGAAPIQWAIAHGDTETGVSLMVMDEGLDTGPVLAMKRLPIAADETSASLHVKLAALGGEVLRESLPKYLSGELKPVTQPTEGVVLAPIIEKDQGRLDFTKPAVELERRLRAFTPWPGAFTTLGGKLLKVHKVRAAGSTGAPGAVLAANVDGIEVACGEGSLVLLELQPEGKRVMSAADFLSGHKLAPGTFPFSAS; encoded by the coding sequence ATGAGCCGACCCCGCATCATCTTCATGGGCACGCCGGAGTTCGCCGTGTCGTCGCTCGCCGCCTGCTTCGAGCTGGGCGACGTGGTGGCCGTCGTCACCCAGCCGGACAAGCCCAAGGGCCGCGGCAACACGCTGGCCGCGCCGCCGGTGAAGGAACTGGCCCTGTCGCGTGGCGTGCCCGTGCTGCAGCCGGTGAAGCTGCGCACCCCGCCGTTGTCCGAGGAGCTGCGCAAGTACAACCCGGACATCTGCGTCGTCACGGCGTACGGGCGCATCCTCCCCAAGGACATCCTGGAGTTGCCGCCCAAGGGCTGCGTCAACGTTCACGCTTCGCTGCTGCCGCGCTTCCGGGGCGCCGCGCCGATTCAGTGGGCCATTGCCCACGGTGACACGGAGACGGGCGTGTCGCTGATGGTGATGGACGAGGGCCTGGACACCGGGCCGGTGCTGGCGATGAAGCGGCTGCCGATTGCGGCGGACGAGACGAGCGCCTCGCTGCACGTGAAGCTGGCGGCGCTCGGGGGCGAGGTGCTGCGCGAGTCCCTGCCGAAGTACCTCAGCGGCGAACTGAAGCCCGTGACACAGCCGACCGAGGGCGTGGTGCTGGCGCCCATCATCGAGAAGGACCAGGGCCGCCTGGACTTCACGAAGCCGGCGGTGGAGCTGGAGCGGCGCCTGCGCGCCTTCACCCCGTGGCCCGGCGCCTTCACCACGCTGGGGGGCAAGCTGCTCAAGGTCCACAAGGTCCGGGCGGCCGGCAGCACGGGCGCGCCCGGCGCGGTGCTCGCGGCCAATGTGGACGGCATCGAGGTGGCCTGCGGCGAGGGCTCGCTCGTGCTGCTGGAGCTCCAGCCGGAGGGCAAGCGGGTGATGAGCGCGGCGGACTTCCTGTCGGGGCACAAGCTGGCGCCGGGCACCTTTCCCTTCAGCGCGAGCTAG
- a CDS encoding signal protein, protein MADEPQKSTRPAYARRTYILDREFQLKYITLLAGIGAGSILVFGLLAHRIHVSSVASGLDGGESLLWLTGLGTVGTAVALGLFGLLFTHRVAGPVHVMSLYVAALAAGRYPRLRPLRKGDELKRFFERFSEAFDRIRQREAEEAHALESALDALRGTATTPEARAALDTLTALHTRKRQAVDNPTGGTFKSVA, encoded by the coding sequence ATGGCCGATGAACCCCAGAAGTCGACGCGCCCCGCGTACGCCCGTCGGACGTACATCCTCGACCGCGAGTTCCAGCTCAAATACATCACCCTGCTGGCCGGCATCGGCGCGGGGAGCATCCTCGTCTTCGGGCTGTTGGCGCACCGCATCCACGTGTCCTCCGTCGCCTCGGGCCTGGACGGCGGCGAGTCGCTGCTGTGGCTCACGGGGCTGGGCACGGTGGGCACGGCCGTGGCGCTGGGGCTGTTCGGCCTGCTCTTCACCCACCGGGTCGCCGGCCCGGTGCATGTGATGAGCCTCTACGTGGCGGCGCTTGCCGCGGGGCGTTATCCGCGGCTGCGGCCCCTGCGCAAGGGCGACGAGCTCAAGCGCTTCTTCGAGCGCTTCAGCGAGGCGTTCGACCGCATCCGCCAGCGTGAAGCGGAAGAGGCGCATGCCCTGGAGTCCGCGCTGGACGCCCTCCGGGGCACGGCCACCACCCCGGAGGCCCGTGCGGCGCTGGACACGCTGACCGCGCTGCACACCCGCAAGCGTCAGGCGGTGGACAATCCCACCGGGGGCACCTTCAAGTCCGTGGCCTGA
- a CDS encoding HEAT repeat domain-containing protein, which translates to MFRSLAALCVALSILTLGGCKGDPASPEYWGSNIQQSRRPEDRIRMVEALRTSGKLNATFLPMLHEHLASEKKPEVRAALARALGDLKSTDSVEPLKAALDPAAADMSSQLANKAMVTTLGAIGDVRAVPALVPLLRAKDNYTRIEAVQVLGAMKAKEAVESLIALATDDTVEPFLNKKAIEALGNIGDPRAAPALVRMLTKERKGKSFYVESSYALFQLGQPAADALLPALEGKDPELLKWAQSNGVNPASYSMKAATVLGDLREKRAVGALMKQLSFTHSDAQIQALVRMQAADALARMRAADAVKPLAAMLTETDPTVRDAYVRALTRLGGRDALPALEKAAGTGDFDTREIAVRGLAMLGDGRDLPLLQKLIAAEPARTAADCKKTGEEGCDDAAALGKKRADQLARYTKLLEAAQACEGNTGCWVQRLEKANPLMLERAALELGRSGSADHAAALAARLGERNTESRMALILAVGWLLEDSKDAVAKVREGALPALRKQLQDEQGMTQFASVNEDLRRLVARIDRI; encoded by the coding sequence ATGTTCCGCTCCCTCGCCGCGTTGTGTGTCGCGCTCTCAATCCTCACGCTTGGAGGCTGTAAGGGCGACCCGGCAAGTCCGGAGTACTGGGGGTCGAACATCCAGCAGTCGCGGCGTCCCGAGGACCGCATCCGCATGGTGGAGGCGCTGCGGACGTCGGGAAAGCTGAATGCGACCTTCCTTCCCATGCTGCACGAGCACCTGGCGAGCGAGAAGAAGCCCGAGGTGCGGGCGGCGCTGGCGCGGGCCCTGGGCGACTTGAAGTCCACCGACTCGGTGGAGCCGCTGAAGGCGGCGCTGGACCCCGCCGCCGCGGACATGTCCTCGCAGCTCGCCAACAAGGCCATGGTGACGACGCTGGGCGCCATCGGCGACGTGCGCGCCGTGCCCGCGCTGGTGCCGCTGCTGCGCGCGAAGGACAACTACACGCGCATCGAAGCCGTGCAGGTACTGGGAGCGATGAAGGCGAAGGAGGCCGTGGAGTCGCTCATCGCGCTGGCCACCGACGACACCGTGGAGCCCTTCCTCAACAAGAAGGCCATTGAAGCGCTGGGCAACATCGGCGACCCGCGCGCGGCGCCGGCGCTGGTGCGGATGCTGACGAAGGAGCGCAAGGGCAAGTCCTTCTACGTGGAGAGCTCCTACGCGCTGTTCCAACTGGGCCAGCCCGCCGCGGACGCGCTGCTGCCCGCGCTGGAGGGCAAGGACCCGGAGCTGCTGAAGTGGGCGCAGTCCAACGGCGTCAACCCCGCCAGCTACTCGATGAAGGCGGCGACGGTGCTGGGAGACCTGCGCGAGAAGCGCGCGGTGGGGGCGCTGATGAAGCAGCTCTCCTTCACGCACTCGGACGCGCAGATTCAAGCGCTGGTGCGGATGCAGGCCGCGGACGCGCTGGCCCGCATGCGCGCGGCGGACGCGGTGAAGCCCCTGGCGGCCATGCTGACGGAGACGGACCCCACGGTGCGCGACGCGTACGTGCGCGCCCTCACGCGGCTGGGCGGGCGTGATGCGCTGCCGGCGCTGGAGAAGGCCGCGGGCACGGGCGACTTCGACACGCGCGAAATCGCGGTGCGCGGCCTCGCCATGCTGGGGGACGGGCGTGACCTGCCGCTGTTGCAGAAGCTCATCGCCGCCGAGCCGGCACGCACCGCGGCCGACTGCAAGAAGACGGGCGAGGAGGGCTGCGACGACGCGGCCGCGCTGGGCAAGAAGCGCGCGGACCAGCTGGCCCGCTACACGAAGCTGCTCGAGGCGGCGCAGGCGTGCGAGGGCAACACGGGCTGCTGGGTGCAGCGCCTGGAAAAGGCCAACCCGCTGATGCTGGAGCGCGCGGCACTGGAGCTGGGCCGCTCCGGCTCGGCCGACCACGCGGCGGCCCTGGCCGCGCGGCTGGGCGAGCGCAACACCGAGTCGCGCATGGCGCTCATCCTCGCGGTGGGCTGGCTGCTGGAGGACTCGAAGGACGCCGTGGCGAAGGTGCGCGAGGGCGCACTGCCGGCGCTGCGCAAGCAGCTCCAGGACGAGCAGGGCATGACCCAGTTCGCCAGCGTCAACGAGGACCTGCGGCGGCTGGTGGCGCGCATCGACCGCATCTGA